TGCGACCGATCTCGCGCCACGGCGACCCCGGTGGGCAGAAGGTGACGTTGCCGAGGAGCCGGTCGCCGTCGACCGCCACCCAGACCTCGGCCTCGGCGTCGCGCCGGGCGACGTCGTGCAGCCGCGCGCGGTAGTCGTCCTCGGCGCCGGTGAGGAACGGCTCGTAGGCGGCCACGCACACGTCCCCGGCCGCGGCGTGCTCGCCGGGCCGGATGCGACGCAGCTCCACCTCAGATGCCGAAGGTGGAGCGGGGATAGGCCGCCTCGACGTCGGTGATCACGTTGACCAGGTAGGGGACGCCGGCGGCATAGGCGCGGTCGAGGGCCGGCCCGATCTCCTTCGGGTCCGAGACCGTCTCGCCGGCACCCCCCAGCGCCTTCACCACGTCGTCGTACGGCGTGCGCTGCCCGAGGTCGGCCGCGACGTCGTAGCCGTAGAGCATCTGCATCGGGCCCTTCTCCAGGCCCCAGGCGGAGTTGTTGCCCATGACCATGACGACCGGCAGGTCGTGGCGGACCAGCGTGTCGACGTCCATCAGCGAGAAGCCGGCGGCACCGTCGCCCAGCAGGAGGGTGACCTGCGCGCTCGGCCGGGCGATGCGAGCGGCGATCGCGGCACCGAGTCCCGCGCCGAGGCACCCGTAGGGACCGGGGTCGAGCCAGCCGCCGGGCCGCTTGGGCTCGACGTACTTGCCGGCGAACGACACGAAGTCGCCGCCGTCGCCGATGACGACCGAGTCGTCCTCGAGGCGGGGCACCAGCTCGCCGTAGATGCGGGCGGGGTGGATCGGGTCGGCCTCGGCGGTGAGCAGCTGCGCGTCGCGCTCGGCGGCGGCGCGGACCTGGTCGGCGAGCTGGTCGGACCACGCCGACCAGTCGGGCTTGTCGCCGCGCTCGATGGCGGCCTGGAGGCCGTCGAGGACCGTGGTGAGGTCGCCGGAGACGGACGCGGCGAGCTCGGCGTGGCCGGAGACCTGGCCGGGGGAGTCGGCGACGTGCACGACGCGGGCGAACTCGCCCTGCGGGTTCTTGTCGGGGCCGCCGAAGAGGCCGTAGCCGAGCCGGAAGTCGAGCGGCGTCCCGACCACGACCACCAGGTCGGCGCCGGACAGCGCGGCACCGCGCGCCTTGGTGACCAGGCTGCGGTGGCCGCCGGGGATGACGCCGCGACCCATGCCGTTGGTGAGCGTCGGGATGCCGAGGTCCTCCACGAAGCGCAGCGCCGCGCTCTCGGCGTGGTCGGCCCACACGTCTGTGCCCAGGATCAGCACCGGCCGCTGCGCCTGCGCGAGCAGCCGGGCGACGGCGTTGATCGCGTCGGCGTCGGGCTCGACGCGGGTGCCCTCGCCCGTCGCGGCCGAGCCGGAGGCCGAGTTGAAGAACTCGTCCATCGGTACGTCGACGAAGACCGGCCCGCGGTGGCTGGAGCGGGCGAGCGTGAACGCGTCGTCCATGCCGGCGGCGACCTCGCCGGCCGTCATGAGCGTCCTCGCCGCCTTGGCGACGGGCGCGATGATCGGCGGCTGGTCGAGCTCCTGCAGCGAGCCGGTGCCCCAGCGGTTCTGCGGCGCGCGGCCGCCGACGACGACCATCGGGGACCCGGCGAACTGCGCCTGGGCGATCGCGCTGATGCCGTTGGTGACGCCCGGCCCGGCGGTGAGCACGGCGAGGCCGGGGACGCGGGTGAGCTTGCCGGTGGCCTCGGCGGCGAACGCAGCGGTCTGCTCGTGGCGCACGTCGAGCAGGCGCATCGGCGGGCCCTGCCCCTCCTGCTGCGTCTTCACGGCGCCGTCGTACATGGGGAACACGTGGGCGCCGGAGAGGGTGAACATCGTCTCGACGCCGTGGGCCCGCGCGACGTGGACGGCCAGCTCGCCGCTGTGGCCGGAGATCTCGTTGGTCTCGCTCATGCCCGCAGGTTAGCCGTTGTCTACTCGCAGGTAGGGGGCGTTGGTCATCCGGAGCGCCTCGATCACGACCAGCAGCAGGTCGGGGCGCACGGTGGGCGGGTCCGGGGCCAGCGACAGCTGCACGAACAGCGCCCGGAGGAGCCCCTGCGGACCGGCGGTCGGGGCGAACGGGTCGTGGTCGACCGGGCCGCCGAACGGGTTGGCCGCCGCGCCGATGCGGTGCACCCACGGCTCGAGGACGTCGGTGGCGAGGGTGTTGCGACGGAGGATGCGCAGCGCTGCGTGGGCGATCCGGTCGGGCTCGCCGGCGGCGAGCGGGGCCTCGGCCGGCTGCTGGAGGAGCCGCTCGGCGAGGATGTCGAGCAGGAGCGCGTGCTCGGGACCGGCCAGGTGCGGCGACTCGCCGAGCGCGCCGATCGTGTCGGCGCCGTGGGCGATCGCGTGCGCCCAGCCCTTGCCCAGCACGAAGCCGCGGGTGTCCTGCTCGGTGAGGAACCAGGTGGCGATGCGGTCGCCCCACTCCATCACCTTGGCGGCGGGCAGCAGGTGCTGCTCGTTGTCGCGCTCGAGGCACTCGGCCAGGACCAGCGCGCTGAAGCTGCGGCGGAACACCGTGTCGGTGCCCGACTCGCCCTGCCCCACGGCGAGCCCGGCGACCATGCCGTCACCGAGGCCGGTGAGCAGGTCGTCGTAGACGCCGCGGTCGATCCACGTCGCCAGCGCGGGGTAGGCGGTGCCGTCTCGGACCTCGGGGCTGGTCGAGCCGAGCATCGTGGTGAGCTCGGCGGTGAGGTCGTCGAGGGGGCGGTCGCCGGGGACCTCGAACCCGGTGGCCTGCACCTGGTCCCAGTAGCCGATCGACATGGCTCCATCCTGCCAGTCGCCCCCGACCCCGCCATAGGCTGGTCCGGTGCCCTCCCTCCACGAGCTCGTGCGAGCCCACACCGACCTCGTCGAGGACGACGTCACGTGGCTGCAGCGGCTCATGGCGGACTGGCAGATCCTCGCCGACCTCTCCTTCGCCGACCTCGTGCTGTGGCTGCCGGACCGCGAGGACAAGGGCTACTGGGCCGGCGGGCAGATGCGGCCCACCACCGGGCCGACGGCCCTCGTCGACGACGTGCTGGGGACCTTCATCCCCACCGGGCGCCGCCGGATGCTCGACGAGGCCTTCGCCACCGGGCGGCTCGTGCGCGAGGGCGACCCCGAGTGGCGCGACGACGTGCCGGTGCGGGTGGAGGTCATCCCGGTGCGCCGCGCCGGCCGGGTGATCGCCACCATCGCCCGCAACACCAACCTGCTCGGCGTACGCACGCCCAGCCGCCTCGAGCTCAGCTACCTCCAGACGGCGGCCGACCTGACCCAGATGATCGCCGCGGGCCACTTCCCGCTGCCGGGCCAGCGCAGCGACCACGCCGACTCGCCGCGGGTGGGCGACGGGTTCGTGCGGCTCGACCCCGCGGGCAGGGTCGTCTACGCCAGCCCCAACGGGCTCTCGGCCTACCGCCGCCTCGGGCTCCACGGCGACCTGACCGGCCTGGTGCTGACCGACCTCACCCGCGACCTCGTCCCGGCCCGCAAGCGGCTCGACGAGGAGACGCTGAGCGCCGTCCTC
This genomic stretch from Nocardioides renjunii harbors:
- a CDS encoding DUF2785 domain-containing protein, yielding MSIGYWDQVQATGFEVPGDRPLDDLTAELTTMLGSTSPEVRDGTAYPALATWIDRGVYDDLLTGLGDGMVAGLAVGQGESGTDTVFRRSFSALVLAECLERDNEQHLLPAAKVMEWGDRIATWFLTEQDTRGFVLGKGWAHAIAHGADTIGALGESPHLAGPEHALLLDILAERLLQQPAEAPLAAGEPDRIAHAALRILRRNTLATDVLEPWVHRIGAAANPFGGPVDHDPFAPTAGPQGLLRALFVQLSLAPDPPTVRPDLLLVVIEALRMTNAPYLRVDNG
- a CDS encoding acetolactate synthase codes for the protein MSETNEISGHSGELAVHVARAHGVETMFTLSGAHVFPMYDGAVKTQQEGQGPPMRLLDVRHEQTAAFAAEATGKLTRVPGLAVLTAGPGVTNGISAIAQAQFAGSPMVVVGGRAPQNRWGTGSLQELDQPPIIAPVAKAARTLMTAGEVAAGMDDAFTLARSSHRGPVFVDVPMDEFFNSASGSAATGEGTRVEPDADAINAVARLLAQAQRPVLILGTDVWADHAESAALRFVEDLGIPTLTNGMGRGVIPGGHRSLVTKARGAALSGADLVVVVGTPLDFRLGYGLFGGPDKNPQGEFARVVHVADSPGQVSGHAELAASVSGDLTTVLDGLQAAIERGDKPDWSAWSDQLADQVRAAAERDAQLLTAEADPIHPARIYGELVPRLEDDSVVIGDGGDFVSFAGKYVEPKRPGGWLDPGPYGCLGAGLGAAIAARIARPSAQVTLLLGDGAAGFSLMDVDTLVRHDLPVVMVMGNNSAWGLEKGPMQMLYGYDVAADLGQRTPYDDVVKALGGAGETVSDPKEIGPALDRAYAAGVPYLVNVITDVEAAYPRSTFGI